The Ignicoccus hospitalis KIN4/I genome includes the window AATATCCGGAGCACGTCCACTACCATCACCTCAGAACCCGAACTCCGCTTGGAAGCTGGCCTCCTCGGCGCCGGAGGTGATAACGGTTAAACCTATGCTGCTGCTCGCCACCGCCACCAAGAACGGGTCCGTAAAGCACATGGGCTTCAACGCATTGGAGCTCCCCCTGGCAGCCGCAGCGGCGAAGGCGGGGAGGTCGTTGAGCACATCTTCCAAGTTAACGTAGATGGGCGAGGAGCAGACCCCCTCTACGCCGTTAACTATAGTTTTCAGCTCTATGGCGTCGGGGACCTTCTGGAAGTCCCTTACGTCGCACATGTTAATGAGGTCTACAGTCTTCCCCTCTAAAGTTATTTTCGGCTCGCCCCCGCTCTCGACCTCGGCGTTTTCGTACGCGTTTATCGCCATCTTAGCAGCCTCCGCAGCTATCGCGGACAAGTAGGAGGGCCCCCTCAAGGGCTTGGGGGTGGGGAGCTTGGTCTGGACCTCGACCACGCCCATGTAGTCCGGGCTCTCCACGTCCAAGAATATGGCTATGGTAAAGTCAGACAAGTTCTTGACGTATATCGCGGCGCTCACGTCCATCCCCAGGAGGTTTATGGTCCTCCACATGTCCCTCGCTCCGGTGCAGCCGGTGCCGTCCTTCTTCACGAAGCCCACTCGGCGCGTGAATATCTGGGCGCTCAAAATCGGGCCCCGAGGTGCGTTGCTCTTAAGATATATTTACGGTTAGTTCTCAAGACTTATTACCCCTTGGATCCCTACCTCCCCTCAGCTGGGTGGTGCTGGATTGAGCGTCACGTTTTGTCCCAAGTGTAAGGCACTGATGCAAGTGGTCAGAAAGGACGGTAAGGTGGTACTCAAGTGTCCTAGGTGCGGCTACGAGGTGGAGGTGAAGAAGCCCGCCAGGATAGTGAGGGCCGTGGAAAAGGACAAGCACATAATAACAACTTCCAAAGTAGTGAAGGCCGAGGAGAGGAGGACCCTGACGGAAGAAGAGAAAGAGATGCTGCAAGACTACTACAGAGACATCTTCCTGGAGAACTTCGGCGGGGAGTGAGTTTTTGCTTCCTCCCCGAAGGGGTTAGGGGAGCTAGAGATGAACCCCCTCGCCGCGTTGTTAGCCTTCATACTTACCGTAATGTTCCTGGAGAGCGGCCACTTCGAAATACTATTGGTCCTCCTCATAGCTATCGGGGCCTTGCCCCCCGAGCACGCGGCCGCGCTGGCGAGGAGGCTCGGCAAGCTGTATTACGAAGTTAACAAGGCTCTGGACTCCTTAACTAAGGGCGGGCCGGCGGAGTGGCTGGGTAAGGTGGGCTATTGGAGGGCCAAGAGGGCGGCCGGCGCACTAAAAGGGAGCCCTTATGAGGTCCTAAAGGAGACCAAGAGGCCTTGAAGCCCCTATACGTACACTTGTTGAGGAAGGACACTAAGTACAGCGCGTATTCGGTAGTGGCGATAGTGGAGAGCTCCGGCTTTGAGGCTACCTTGGTCAAGGACCCGGCCCAAGCGCTGGAGCTAGCTAAGAAGAGGCCAGTGGTCTTCGGGGTTTCTCTCATGACCACCGACCTCCTCGACGAGAACCTCTTAAGGTGGATCAAGGCGCTGAAGGGGAAGGCCTTCTTGGTGGCCGGGGGGCCCCACGCGACTGGGGACCCTTGGGGCACCTTGAACTTGGGCTTCGACGCGGCCGTCCACGGGGAGGCGGAGGAGACCTTACCGGAGCTGCTGAGGGCCCTCGAGGAGGGCTCGGACTGGAGGAGGGTTAAAGGGGTATACAGCGACGAGGGCTTCTCCGGCCCCAGGGGGTTGGCGGACCTAGACCGCTACCCCCCGTGGCCTCACTGGAGGGGGCTGGTCGGGCCGATAGAGATAACTAGGGGCTGTCCCTTCGCTTGTTCCTATTGTCAAACTACCTTTATGTTCAAAGCTTTTGTAAGGCATCGATCTATAGAAAACGTAATCAAGTATGCCTCAATAATGAGGGATATGGGACTGAAGGACATGAGGTTCATAACGCCTAACGCTCTCTCCTACGGAGGGGACGGCAGGAGGCCTAACTTGGAGGCGGTGGAGGAGCTCTTAGCGAGGCTAAAGAAGCTGGGCGTGAGGACCTTCTTCGGCTCCTTCCCGAGCGAGGTGAGGCCGGAGTTCGTAAACGAGGAGAGCATAAAGATCTTGAAGAAGTACGTCAGCAACAAGAGGCTGGTCATAGGTGCCCAGAGCGCCTCCGACGCGGTCCTCAAGAGGATCCACAGGGGGCACGCTTGGGAGGACGTGGTAAACGCGGTGGAGGTGAGCGTCAAACACGGCTTCGTCCCGGAGGTGGACTTCATACTCGGGCTTCCGGGGGAGAGCGAGGAGGACATGATGGAGACCTTGAGGGGGATGAGGAAGTTAGCTTCCATGGGCGCTAGGGCACACTTGCACTACTTCATGCCCCTCCCCGGGACCCCCCTCGCGTACGCCGACCCGACCCCGCTCCCGGAGAGGGTGCGGAAGGAGGTCGCCAAGCTCGTGGGCGAGGGCAAGGGCTGGGGGCAGTGGTTAAAGCAAGAGGAGGTCTCTTGGAAGATAGTGGAGCTCCGTAGGAAGGGGGTGATCCTCCCCAAGAGGAGGGCACTCATTTCCTCCCCCGGCCTTCCAGCGAGGGGCTGAGGGCTGCTGCTGGACCACAAGAGGCTCAAGGTGGAGGGAGGCAAGTACTTGGAGGTCACCGGGCCGGCAGCGGTGAGGTTAGTAAGGGGCAGCGCGGTCCTAATGGGGAAGACGTTAGAGGAGAACGACGTCATAGTGGTTCCCCAGTGGAGGACTTACGCGTTCAAGGCTATAAAGGACTCCGAGCTGGACGTTTCAATTACATCGACGACGAAGGTAGAAATTAAGGACAAGAACGTTATGGACGAGTGGGTAAAGGGGCTCTCGAAGATCGTGGGAGCGAAGAGGGTTGTGATACTGGGCCCCACGGACTCCGGGAAGAGCAGCGCGACTGCAACCTTAGTTAACATGAATTTGAACGAGGGCTACGAGGTCAGCGTGGTGGACAGCGACGTTGGCCAGAGCAACTTGTGCTTCCCCACTATGGTGTGCAAGGCGAAGGTCAAGGGTTACGTCTTCACGTTGAGCGACTTGGAGGCCGAGGAGCAACGCTTTACCGGCACCATAACCCCGGCGGTGGAGAAGAGCCGGATAATCTCCTCCGTCTCTTCCCTCTCCAAGGGGAGGGTAATAGTTGACACCGACGGGTGGGTGGACGGCTTCGAGGCCGGCTGCTACAAGCACGAGCTCCTCCGGGCGGTCTCGCCGGAGGTCGTTGTTTACATGGGTAAGGCCCCCTGGTGGGCCAAGGGCCCTTGGGAGCTGGTGGAGCTTCCCCCCTCCACGGGCAAGGAGAGGAGTAGGAACGACAGGAGGAGCATAAGGAAAAATAAGTACAGGAAGGCCCTAGAGGGGTGCAAGACTAAGGACATAGACCTAACTAAGGTTAACGCACTCATGTCCGTTATATTCAACAACCCGTGGGGCGACGAGGTCCTTAAGGAGGGCGTGAAGGAGCTCATAGGGGTCAAGCCGTTATTGGTGGTGCCTTGGGGCAACAAGGTAGTCGCCGTAATAAAGAGGGGCTTGAAGTACAAGAAAGTACCGAACGTCGAGGTGCTGGAGGAGGGCGAGGAGAGGGGGCTGTTGGTAGGCTTGGGGGACGGCTCCGGCAACGAGCGGCTGGGCGTCGTGGTGAAGATAGACCACTTGAAGAAAGTTATGAAAGTAAAGACTTGTATGGAGGAAGAGCCCCTTTACGTTATATTCGGGAGGGTCAAGCTCGAAGAGGACTACAGCGACAAGGTTGTAAAAAAGCCCTTTTAGCTACACTTGACGCAGTAAGGCCCGTTGACCAGCACGTGCCAGTTCGCCTTGTTTATCATTATTATGCTCGTGCCGTTCAGTTCGCTGGGCTTGGTCAAAGAGCTCCAAGTCAGTATAGCATCAACGTTCTTAGAGGTGTTGTTTGCGTAGCTCCTCATGATCACTATCAGCGGAGGTACCGCGCCGTAGTCGTCGTTGCTCAGCCCTATCACGAAGGACTTCACGTCGTCAACCTTCGTCGTCATGTTGTTGAACGTAATCAAGTAGTCGTCAGTCAGCGAGACGGCCAGCGTCAAGTTGTTATAGTAGTTAGTGACGTTCGTTGATAAGAGCTCTGCGGTCTTGTTGAACGCTACCGCGTTCCACTTGTCCGCGCTGCTGACCGGCAAGTTGAGCTTGGCCGCGAAGACTGTCGGCAAGCCGGAGGTGGAGTTGTGCCAAGCTAGTTCGCCGTTCCAGAAAGCCGCCACCGTTACGTTGGTCATGAAGTCAGTGTAGTTGTAGAACGGATTCTTGGTGGTGGCGTAGGAGCCGTACTCGTTCAGCTGCAATGACGTCAAGTTGCCCAGCACGTCCACTTGGAGGGTGGCGTTGTAGGGCCCGGTGACATTGATTACCGCGTATCCCTTGCTCTTGACGTATACGATTGGCGCGTCCACCTTCGGAGAGTACACGTCTGGCACTTCCACGGTTACGTAGTCGTCCAGCGGTATCTTCGGTAAAGTCCTCACGAACATGTAGTAGTAAACCCTGTCGTCCGTGCCAAGCTTGCTTACGGTTGTAGCGTTGTTCCTGTCAGCGTAGCTGAAGCCTATGTACTTCACTTGGTCAGGCAACAGCTGGCTATACTCGACTTTCAGCTTGTATGCCGAAAGGTCGAGCGTGCCGTAGTAGAACAGCTCGCCCAGGGGACCGTTCTCGTGTATGTTGAAGTACACAGCCGGCGTGCTGAGGTCATACTTCACCACGTTGTAGTATACCTTGTCCGGGGAGCTGAGCTTGTATGCCGGCTCGCTGGCGTACTCTACCAAGTAGGACCTCCAAGCGTTGGACCAGAAGCCGTTCCTCGAGGTCACGAAGCGGTGCCAGTCGTCCACGTCCTCGTAGAGCATCCACTTCAACCAGCTCTTGCCGTCGCTCACCGCCCCGGGGACGTAGGGGTAGATTATGTTCCAACCGCCGAAGTAGTCGCCGTAGCTGCCGCCGTTCATGCCCACCCTAACTTCGTAGAAGCTCCCCCTCGGCACTTCCGGCCACAGCCAGAAGTTCCATACCACCCTTTGACTGAGCCAAGTGCTGTTTAGTACTATGCCGTTCCTCTGGGCGTTGATTATGCCGGCCCTTACGGTCTCAGCCGCCTTCCAGAGCGGCGTACAAGTCACCACGCCGGGCTCCCCGTTCAGCGGCGCGCCGTAGATGGTCGACTTGACCACTTGTAAGCCCTTGACTATGGTTGCATTTATTTGGCCCACCAGCGGCAAGCAGCCGTCGCTATTGGAGTAGTCGTAGAGCTGCGGGAAGCTGATCCTCGGTCTGCCCAAGCGGTAGGGGTACCAGTACAGCATGTACACCTTCGCCTTCTCTTTGCCAGCCCCGGCTACGTATGCGTAGAGCCCGTGCGCGTCGGGCTCGAGCGTGTAAGCGTAAACCGGAGGGCACTGAGCCGCGTCGTAGGCCTCGAAGCACTGGAACGCCGTCTGCAAGCTGTCGAAGCTGTCTCCGTACACGGTTACGTTGTATATCACTCCGGAGAACGCTGCCATGGTCTCTTCGTCTATGTTGTAGTCGTAGTACCTGCTTGCGTCCGATATCACGAAGGCCGGAGTATTACCGTTAAACAACTCGTACATTAAGGAAGCTAGGCCCCCTCCACTGCTAACTTGGTTTATCTCACTCAGAACGTCGCCCAAGACCGGGGAGGGCGGCAACGAGCCCTCGAGCGTTTCCAAGGACTTGACGTATACCTCCCACTTATCGGTGGCGTTGTTGAAGGTGGCGACTATCATGTACTTCTTCCCGGGGACCAGCGTGGTGGGTGCCACAGCCTTGGGTATTATCCTATAGCCGTAATTAGTTATCTGGAACAGCGCCGGCGCGCCTCTGTAAATCGCCAGCATCCAGCCAGTGCCAGTAGTTGGGTCCGTTTGGTAAGCTATGGGGAACAGCCAGTAGCCGACGTAAGGCGCTCTGATGAAGAAGCTGTCGTCACGCCAAGTGGGGTCTATGTAGTAGTTCAGCTGGTCCTCGTCGGCGAAGTTGAAGGCCCCGTCCCACCTCACTACGGCCACCACGCTGAAGGAGTTCCTGTTCGCGACGAAGTTAAGCTTGTTCTGCGGGTCATCGAACACAACTCCGGTCATGGTGAAGGCGTAGCCGGGGAAGTTCCAAGTCCAAGAGTAGCTATCTAGCTCCACCCTCGCTCCGTAGAAGTCAACGTAGACCGGGAACACCTCCCTCGGGTCGGAGGCGCCGTTCTCCCCTACCAGTACGGTGAGCGTCACCTTTCCGCCGGCCGGCAAGTAGGGCACCTTGACCCAGACGTAGCCGTCGCTCCTCGCGGGCCCATTCCTTTGTACGGGGACGCTGGTGCAGTTGCCCACGACGGTCTCGTAGCAGAACTTCACGGGCGCGCCCAGCTCGTCTATGATGGTTATGGGGGTGGCGTTCAGCTGTGCCGGTAACTTGACCCTAATCACTTGGTCGAACAGCGCCTCGGAGTTGGGGTTCTCTATGGTTATCTTATAGCTCCTAACGGTGCTGTCCACCGGATACTGGAGGCCCAAGAACTTCAGCCCGGAGGCCGTGGTAACATTGACCGCGTAGGTGGTAGTTAGGTTGGCGGCGGGGGCGTAACAGACGTCGTAGCCGCTGAAGCTCGCGCACGGGTAGGCCAGCCCGGGGAACTTTACCTCGTGCTCTAAGATCTTGCCGTCGAACGGGGTCCCGTCGGAGCCCTTGGGGTACTGCCCGGCTATGCCTAGGTAAAGGCAGACCACCGCGCTGTACTGGACCAAGGAGTCCGGCCTCATTGGCGCGGGGGCGGTGAAGTTGAACGTTAGGACTCCGGAGCTCCTCCACAAGGGCTTCTCGGCGGTTAAGTTAGTGAAGGTGTAGCTCCAAGGCAAGTAGGAGCCGGCGCTCCAGCTCACTTGGTATACTTGCGGCGTGGAAGTTATCCTCATTACCGTTATGTTCCTCAGGTACACGTAGTCCAAGTAGTACCTCAAGGGGCTGCTCGCCGGGGCGGCCTTCTCCACTATATCTTTGAGGTCTATGACTACGCTGGTGGGCACGTAGTTCCTAGTCCCGCTGAACTCTGGGTTCAGTATTAGCGCAATTTGGTAGGCGTAGTTGTCGCCTACCACGGTCTTGGGCGGAGGGCATATGTACTGCAGCGGGTTAACGTTCCCCCCGGCCAGCACCGTTATCGGGCCTATTGAGAACACCGTGGTAGTTTGCTGGATCGTGGTCTGCTGGAGGACGCCGCCCGTGGTCTTTAAGCAGTCGTCCACCTCTTTCCACCCCACGCCTTCTATCAACATCCTGACCGAGTAGACCTTATCTCCCTCTCCCAAGTTGATAACCAAGGCTGCTGGTATCTTGAGCGTACCAAACTCTTTGTATATCGGCTCGTAGTTGTGCTGGCAAGCGCTAGTTACTTTAGTGTTGCTAGAAATCCACTTGTCCTTAGTGTAAATCTTCGAGACGTTCGACGTCCCCGAGCTCATGTAGACTTGAATGGCCTTCACGTATTGGCAGAAGGCCGGTATGTCGTTGGTCTTTATCACTAGGACTGGGCCCTCGGCCCAGGGGTCCTTCTTAATGAACACGTAACACGCGGACAAGCTCTGAGCCACGCTCGTGGCCAGCTGCTGCCTCTGGACCGCTTGAACGGTCTTCTCGCTTATCGCTACTTGTTTGCTGAGCACGTTTACCATTAGAACTACAGCCGCCAGCAGTATGCTAACTATCACTATGAGCGCTATTAGCCCCGCTACCCCGCCCTTCTTTACTTCCGTCACTGTAAAGCCACCGTAGGACCGCTGTGCCGACGAGAGTTTTAATGGAGGAATTGCCGTTTTCGTACGGAAACACTTGCTGGCACTCCTAAAGCTCGGTTAAAGGCGGCGGAGGGGGAGCTCGCGCTTGAAGAGGGCTCAGAGCGAGCTGCTGGCGGCGATGCTGCTAGCAGCCATAGTGCTGGGGGCCCTCACTTGGTTGGTGGCCCAGTGGGAGAAAGGGGTCGGGAACTTGATCAAGAGGGTAAACGAAGTGACCGTCCGTTCCGCCAAGCTCTCTATAAGGATAGACTGCAGCGGGAACTACCTCGTCTTCCTAGACCCTACGGTCCCTTCCGTCATTGACGCCGAGTCCACAGAGTATAACAACTTACGCTACTGTTACGCGGAACTGGGAGCTAGCTCCTACAAGGCCTACTTCGTCCTGCCCTTCTATTGCAACGGGGAGCCCAGCGCCTACTTCATCTTCGGCACTTTCTCGAGGAATCCAGTAGACAACGTGACTTTGTACACCTTTAAGCCCTCATCGTCCAGCGCCGTAGTGCCTCAAGTGGCCTGCGACAAGATAAACTTCATGCCTTTCGCGACTTTACACATAGTCTTTCCCGACTCAAGCGAGAAGGTGGTTTCTTGCTTCACTAACATAACTTTGGTCAACGGCGAGTACTTGTGGGGTGTGTCCTCATGCGTAGGGGCCTAGGCGCTCTGGAAGTGGCGATACTGAGTGCGGTGACCGTGGTCGCGGCGGCGCTGTTGGGCTCCGCGCTCTTGCGCCCGCCGGCGGAGCCGCAAACGCCAGCGCTCGTAGAGGTGGAAGCGGCAGTGGCCCTAGGGCCTCAGAAGGACTCGGCGGGTCAGACGGTGAGCGCGTCTCAGCAGTGCTCGGAGCTGGCGTCCGCGCTCTACGCCGAGGGCCTCCTATCGTCAAAGAAGATCATCGAAATTGGAAACTCCGGCGCGACCTACGCTTACGCAGTCCTAATACGCGTGATGAGCCCCGGGGAGGTGAAGGGGGTGAAGCTCAGCAGCTTGGAGACCGGACAAACCCTATTCGTCGCTCAGAAGAGGGTGGCGCTCTCCCCCGGGAGGTACTTGTTGTGCGTCTATCGCGACAAGTACTACCCGAGCTCAGTGGTGGAGCTCCTCGGGGCCTCTGAGGTGTGCGTCAGCTGCGCAGTGCGCTGAGGACTTTTTGTATCTCCTCCTCGCTTATGGGCCCCCTCCTCAAGACCTTTACCTTCTTACCCTCTACCTCGACCACAGTTGACGGCGTGCCCTCGACGGGGCCCATGTCTATTAACAAGTCGGCCTCCACGGTCACCTCTTCCGCGCTCTTGGGACTCTTGCCCCCGCTCAGGTTGGCAGAAGTGACCGCCAAGGGGCCCACGAGCTCCAAGAGCTTGAGCGCGAACGGGTGGGCGGGCACCCTCACCCCGACCTTGCCCGTCCCCGCGGTGACGGCCTCGGGGAGCCAAGGCTTGGCCTTCACCACTATGGTCAGAGGCCCGGGCCAGAAGGCCTTGGCCAGAGCCTCCGCCGCCTCGTCGAACTCGCCGACCTCCCGGTGCCTCCCCAAGGGCGTCTGCACGGGTAAGGGCTTGTCCCTCGGCCTCCTCTTGGCCTCGTATATCTTCTCCGCGAACTCCAGCTTAGACGCTATGCCGTAGACGGTCTCAGTAGGGATGATTACGAGCCCCCCGGACTCCAAAACTTCCTTCGCCTCGATTAAGGCCCTCCGAACATCCTCCTCGCTCCTAGGCCTGAGGACCCTCAACTCCCTCCCTTGTAGTTGAACTCGAACGAAGGGGTTTTTTGTTGCCTCTCCCTCAGAGCCCTCTCAGCCATAATTATTGCCAAGTAATAGAGCACGAACATGGGTATGCCTATCGCCAGCATGCTTATCCCGGTCCCTCCGGGGGTTATTACAGCGGCCAAGAACATTATCGCGAGGAACGCGATTCTCAAGTTCCTCCCCTTGAGCTGTTCCGGCCTCAAGAGCCCCAACAAGACCAAGTAGTAAACCACTATAGGCAGCAAGAAAGAGAGGCCGGTTATTATAGCCGTCATGACGGCGAACTCTATTATGTCGGAGAGGCACCAGATGCTCTGGGCGCCGGCGGCTTGGCCGAAGAACACCACGAGCTCGAAGCCGAAGGGGACCACGACGGTGAAGGCGAACAGCTCGCCGAGCAAGAACAGCCCGAAGGTGGCTAGGACCCCGTTGCGGAGCATCCTCCTCTCGTGCTCGTGGAGCGCGGGCCACAAGTAGCACAAGAACTGGTATATTATATAGGGGGCAGAAATCACCAGGGCGCCCCAAATTATAACCATGACGTAGGCGTTGAACAAGCTCTCAGCGTGACATATTACGGGCTTAACCCCCATGTGCATAATTGCCAACGTTATTATTCTGAGGAGCGCAACCATCGCCGGTACGTAGCCTATCCACTTTATCAGCTCCGCTATGTACTGGGCCCCTACGGCGTTGCCCACGTCCTCGGGGCTGCAGTACAAGTGCATGAGGGGACACGTGACCCAGTTTATGGGGAAGAGGGCCACTAAGAGTAAGGCTAAGAAGAAGGCGACTATGGACCTCCTTATAGTCTTTAACAACTCCTCCAAGTGGTAGGTGATGTCTTCTACCCTCTCCGCCTCTTCAACGTTGCACTCGAAGGGGGACTTCAGCTTCTTTATCAATGACTTCAACGCTTCCGTGTCCCAGCCCCTTGGGGGCTAGCTAGATTTAGGCTTGCGGGTCGGTCGAGGCTCTCCGTTCACCGCCTCACCCCTTACGAGCTACCTCATCCCCGCGGGCGCCTCAAAAGCTCTCGTCCGGCCCCTCGGGGGGCGGGCGTTGAAGGTAGTTGTGGGGAGCGCCAACCTCGTCAAGGTGAGAGCCGTAAAGGAGGCCTTGGAAGAGCTGGGGATAGAGGCGGAGGTGGAGGCCTTAGAAGTCCCCAGCGGGGTGCCCCCGCTCCCAGTGGGGGAGGAGGTCTTCCGGGGGGCGGAGAACAGGGCCTCGGCCGCCGCCGAGCGCGGCGACGTAGGAGTGGGCTTGGAGTCTGGACTCTTCCTCTTGAATGGGAAGTTGTTCATGATATCGGTGGCAGCCGTGAAGGCAGAGGGACTCCACTTCGGCCTGTCCCCAGGCTTCGAGCTGCCGGAGTCGTGGGCCCCTAAGGTACTGAAGGACACGTCGGAATTCTACAAGATGATGGAGGCGTACGGGGGGAGGGAGTTGGGGAAGGGGAAAGGGTTGGTGGGGGTCCTCACGAAGGGCGTGGTGACGAGGAAGGACTTCTGTAAGATGGCCGTCATAATGGCGTTTTCAAAGGCGTTTAACGAGGTTTGGCGGTAGTCGAACATAATATCAGACCAGCGTCTTAACTCCGCCTCCCCTTAGAGGGCGCGGAGCGGTGAAACCTTGGTCGGCATAGCGGGCTGGGGGGCCTACGTGCCCCTCTACAGAGTCTCCACAGAAGAGATAGCGCTTCACTGGGGCTCCGACCCTAAGGTCCCCTTATCCTTGGGCGTGAAGGAGAAGTCCGTCGCGGGGCCTGACGAGGACTCGGTAACCATAGCGTGGGAGGCCGCGGTAAACGCCTTGACGAGGGCCCAAGTGGACCCTAAAGACGTAGGGATGGTCTTCATAGGCTCCGAGTCCAAGCCCTACGCGGTCAAGCCCTCCTCCACGATAATTGCCGACGCCCTAGGGATAGCTCCAGAGACCATGGCAGTGGACGCGGAGTTCGCTTGCAGGGCAGCAAGCGAGGGCTTGCGCCACGCGCTGGTCTTGGTGAGCGAGGGGGCGGTGAGGCACGCGTTGATAATAGGGACCGACACCGCCCAAGGGGCGCCCGGGGACGTCTTGGAGTACACGGCCGCCTCCGGCGGGGCGGCCTTCGTGGTCTCCAACGAAAACGTCGTCGCCAACTTCCTCGACGCCTACACCTTCGTTACCGATACCCCGGACTTCTGGAGGCGCGACGGGAGCCAGTTCCCCGCCCACGGGGAGGGCTTCACCGGGGAGCCGGCCTACTTCTACCACTTGTACAACGCCATAAAAGAGCTGATGGAGAGGAACTCGTTAAAGCCCTCGGACGTGGCCTACTTCGTCCCCCACCAGCCCAACGTGAGGTTCCCCATGAAGCTGGCGAAGATGTTGGGCTTCAAGAGGGAACAGCTAATGATAGGCTTGACCACAGCTGACATAGGGAACACCTACAACGCCTCTGCCTTCCTAGGGATGACGAGGGTACTCGACAACGCGTCGCCGGGCGACTTGGTGCTGATGGCGCCGTTCGGCTCGGGGGCGGGGGCGGACGCTTACCTCTTCGAGGTTACGGACAGGGTGGAGGAGGCCAAGGCCTTGGCGCCCACCACGCAGAGCTACATAGAGAGGAGGAAGGTTATAGACTACGCGACCTACTTGCGGTTCAGGAACAAGATAAAGAAGTTGGCGAGGTGAGGCCGTTGTACGTCTGCTCGGCCAACGTGGTGAAGGTCGATAGGCACTACGACAAGAGCTCTTCTGCCTTGGCCGTGGAGGCCCTCGCGCCGGTGGTGGAGGCGTGCGGCGAGCCCGACGCGCTGGTAGTTAGCACTTACTTGTCCCGCTACCAAGAGTCCTTCGGCAACTTGGGAGCGCTCTTGGCCGAGTACTTGGGCTTCAAGGGGGAGGTGTACGAGGTCTCCGCCGGGGAGGCCTCGGGGGGCGCGGCGGTGGCTCTCGCATACAAGCTCGTTAGGTCGGGCCTCAAGAGGGTACTGGTAGTGGGGGTGGACAAGACTAACGACTTCCAGTCAAAGAAGGCCGTGAAACACTTACAAACCCTCTTAAGTCCTTACGAGTCCTTCTACGGCCTGACCTACGCCGGCGCCCACGCGCTCGCTGCCTCCTTGTACATGAAGGAGTTCAACGTCAGTAGGGAGGAGCTCGCCCACTGGGCGGTGGTCATGCACGACAACGCCACCGCCGTGCCCCACGCACAGCTGAGGTTCCCGGTGACGGTCGAGAAGGTCTTGAACTCCAACTCCGTAGCGGAGCCCTTGAAGCTCTTGGACTCTCACCCGTTCAGCGACGGGGCCGCGGCGGTCATGCTTACTTCCGAGACCTCGCCAGTAGCCTTGGAAGTCGCGGCAGCTTCGTCCAAACTGACTTTGGCAGAGAGGGACTTAACTTTCATGGAAAGCGCCAAGGCGGCGATGGAGGCCTTGGGGAACCCGGAGCCGGAGGCGGTGGAGGTCCACGACCCCTTCAGCGTGGCCGGCGTCATAGCGCTCGAGTCCTTAGGCCTCGCCCCTAGGGGGAAGGGCATTAAGTACTTGTTAGAGAACGCCCACTCGGTCAACCCCTCTGGGGGGTTGAAGGCGA containing:
- a CDS encoding DNA-directed RNA polymerase subunit M codes for the protein MSVTFCPKCKALMQVVRKDGKVVLKCPRCGYEVEVKKPARIVRAVEKDKHIITTSKVVKAEERRTLTEEEKEMLQDYYRDIFLENFGGE
- a CDS encoding TIGR04013 family B12-binding domain/radical SAM domain-containing protein, which gives rise to MKPLYVHLLRKDTKYSAYSVVAIVESSGFEATLVKDPAQALELAKKRPVVFGVSLMTTDLLDENLLRWIKALKGKAFLVAGGPHATGDPWGTLNLGFDAAVHGEAEETLPELLRALEEGSDWRRVKGVYSDEGFSGPRGLADLDRYPPWPHWRGLVGPIEITRGCPFACSYCQTTFMFKAFVRHRSIENVIKYASIMRDMGLKDMRFITPNALSYGGDGRRPNLEAVEELLARLKKLGVRTFFGSFPSEVRPEFVNEESIKILKKYVSNKRLVIGAQSASDAVLKRIHRGHAWEDVVNAVEVSVKHGFVPEVDFILGLPGESEEDMMETLRGMRKLASMGARAHLHYFMPLPGTPLAYADPTPLPERVRKEVAKLVGEGKGWGQWLKQEEVSWKIVELRRKGVILPKRRALISSPGLPARG
- a CDS encoding Clp1/GlmU family protein, producing the protein MEGGKYLEVTGPAAVRLVRGSAVLMGKTLEENDVIVVPQWRTYAFKAIKDSELDVSITSTTKVEIKDKNVMDEWVKGLSKIVGAKRVVILGPTDSGKSSATATLVNMNLNEGYEVSVVDSDVGQSNLCFPTMVCKAKVKGYVFTLSDLEAEEQRFTGTITPAVEKSRIISSVSSLSKGRVIVDTDGWVDGFEAGCYKHELLRAVSPEVVVYMGKAPWWAKGPWELVELPPSTGKERSRNDRRSIRKNKYRKALEGCKTKDIDLTKVNALMSVIFNNPWGDEVLKEGVKELIGVKPLLVVPWGNKVVAVIKRGLKYKKVPNVEVLEEGEERGLLVGLGDGSGNERLGVVVKIDHLKKVMKVKTCMEEEPLYVIFGRVKLEEDYSDKVVKKPF
- a CDS encoding DUF2341 domain-containing protein, producing MTEVKKGGVAGLIALIVIVSILLAAVVLMVNVLSKQVAISEKTVQAVQRQQLATSVAQSLSACYVFIKKDPWAEGPVLVIKTNDIPAFCQYVKAIQVYMSSGTSNVSKIYTKDKWISSNTKVTSACQHNYEPIYKEFGTLKIPAALVINLGEGDKVYSVRMLIEGVGWKEVDDCLKTTGGVLQQTTIQQTTTVFSIGPITVLAGGNVNPLQYICPPPKTVVGDNYAYQIALILNPEFSGTRNYVPTSVVIDLKDIVEKAAPASSPLRYYLDYVYLRNITVMRITSTPQVYQVSWSAGSYLPWSYTFTNLTAEKPLWRSSGVLTFNFTAPAPMRPDSLVQYSAVVCLYLGIAGQYPKGSDGTPFDGKILEHEVKFPGLAYPCASFSGYDVCYAPAANLTTTYAVNVTTASGLKFLGLQYPVDSTVRSYKITIENPNSEALFDQVIRVKLPAQLNATPITIIDELGAPVKFCYETVVGNCTSVPVQRNGPARSDGYVWVKVPYLPAGGKVTLTVLVGENGASDPREVFPVYVDFYGARVELDSYSWTWNFPGYAFTMTGVVFDDPQNKLNFVANRNSFSVVAVVRWDGAFNFADEDQLNYYIDPTWRDDSFFIRAPYVGYWLFPIAYQTDPTTGTGWMLAIYRGAPALFQITNYGYRIIPKAVAPTTLVPGKKYMIVATFNNATDKWEVYVKSLETLEGSLPPSPVLGDVLSEINQVSSGGGLASLMYELFNGNTPAFVISDASRYYDYNIDEETMAAFSGVIYNVTVYGDSFDSLQTAFQCFEAYDAAQCPPVYAYTLEPDAHGLYAYVAGAGKEKAKVYMLYWYPYRLGRPRISFPQLYDYSNSDGCLPLVGQINATIVKGLQVVKSTIYGAPLNGEPGVVTCTPLWKAAETVRAGIINAQRNGIVLNSTWLSQRVVWNFWLWPEVPRGSFYEVRVGMNGGSYGDYFGGWNIIYPYVPGAVSDGKSWLKWMLYEDVDDWHRFVTSRNGFWSNAWRSYLVEYASEPAYKLSSPDKVYYNVVKYDLSTPAVYFNIHENGPLGELFYYGTLDLSAYKLKVEYSQLLPDQVKYIGFSYADRNNATTVSKLGTDDRVYYYMFVRTLPKIPLDDYVTVEVPDVYSPKVDAPIVYVKSKGYAVINVTGPYNATLQVDVLGNLTSLQLNEYGSYATTKNPFYNYTDFMTNVTVAAFWNGELAWHNSTSGLPTVFAAKLNLPVSSADKWNAVAFNKTAELLSTNVTNYYNNLTLAVSLTDDYLITFNNMTTKVDDVKSFVIGLSNDDYGAVPPLIVIMRSYANNTSKNVDAILTWSSLTKPSELNGTSIIMINKANWHVLVNGPYCVKCS
- a CDS encoding L-threonylcarbamoyladenylate synthase, whose protein sequence is MRVLRPRSEEDVRRALIEAKEVLESGGLVIIPTETVYGIASKLEFAEKIYEAKRRPRDKPLPVQTPLGRHREVGEFDEAAEALAKAFWPGPLTIVVKAKPWLPEAVTAGTGKVGVRVPAHPFALKLLELVGPLAVTSANLSGGKSPKSAEEVTVEADLLIDMGPVEGTPSTVVEVEGKKVKVLRRGPISEEEIQKVLSALRS